A single region of the Yersinia entomophaga genome encodes:
- the ftsE gene encoding cell division ATP-binding protein FtsE has product MIRFEQVSKAYLGGRQALQGVDFHLRPAEMAFLTGHSGAGKSTLLKLICGIERPSAGHIWFGGHDISRLKNREVPFLRRQIGMIFQDHHLLLDRTVYDNVAMPLIIAGASTEDIRRRVSAALDKVGLLDKAKNFPIQLSGGEQQRVGIARAVVNKPAVLLADEPTGNLDEALSEGILRLFEEFNRVGVTVLMATHDTSLIARRRYPILTLSQGRMSGARHGE; this is encoded by the coding sequence ATGATTCGCTTTGAACAGGTCAGTAAAGCTTATCTGGGCGGCCGACAAGCGCTGCAAGGGGTAGATTTTCATCTACGCCCGGCGGAAATGGCGTTTTTGACCGGCCACTCCGGCGCTGGGAAAAGTACGCTGCTCAAACTGATTTGTGGCATCGAACGGCCTAGTGCCGGCCACATTTGGTTTGGCGGCCACGATATCAGCCGGTTGAAAAACCGCGAGGTTCCTTTTCTGCGTCGCCAGATCGGGATGATCTTTCAGGATCACCATTTGCTGCTGGATCGAACCGTGTATGACAATGTCGCGATGCCGTTGATTATTGCCGGTGCCAGTACCGAAGATATCCGTCGTCGGGTATCGGCGGCGTTGGATAAAGTCGGCTTATTGGATAAAGCGAAAAACTTCCCGATCCAGCTTTCTGGCGGGGAACAGCAGCGGGTTGGTATTGCCCGTGCGGTAGTGAATAAGCCGGCGGTATTGCTGGCGGATGAGCCTACCGGTAACCTCGATGAAGCCCTGTCGGAAGGTATTTTGCGCCTGTTTGAAGAGTTTAACCGTGTTGGCGTGACCGTTTTGATGGCCACCCACGATACTTCGCTGATTGCGCGGCGTCGTTACCCGATTCTAACGCTCAGTCAGGGAAGAATGTCAGGAGCGCGTCATGGCGAATAA
- the rsmD gene encoding 16S rRNA (guanine(966)-N(2))-methyltransferase — protein sequence MAKKPQQQSFGQIRIIGGKWRGRKLPVPDSPGLRPTTDRVRETLFNWLAPMIQGARCLDCFAGSGALGLEALSRYAGETVLLEYERNVARQLTSNLALLNAENGQVVNTNALQWLAQPGKPFDLVFLDPPFRKGLLAETVNLLEQQGWLTDEAWIYVEAEAESAAADVPANWQLHREKVAGQVAYRLYIRHHAASDAAQEPENVD from the coding sequence ATGGCAAAAAAACCACAACAACAATCCTTCGGGCAGATTCGTATTATTGGCGGAAAGTGGCGTGGCCGGAAGTTACCGGTTCCCGATAGCCCAGGCTTACGACCAACGACCGATCGAGTGCGGGAAACCCTGTTTAACTGGCTGGCACCGATGATTCAGGGCGCTCGCTGCCTAGATTGTTTTGCCGGCAGCGGCGCTCTTGGTCTGGAAGCGCTGTCTCGCTATGCTGGAGAAACCGTGTTGCTGGAATACGAGCGCAATGTGGCACGCCAGCTCACTAGTAATCTGGCTTTGCTAAACGCAGAAAATGGGCAAGTGGTGAATACCAACGCCCTGCAATGGTTGGCGCAACCGGGTAAACCTTTCGATTTGGTGTTTCTCGATCCGCCGTTCCGTAAAGGTTTGCTGGCAGAAACCGTCAACCTGCTAGAGCAGCAAGGCTGGCTGACCGATGAAGCCTGGATTTACGTAGAGGCCGAAGCGGAAAGCGCGGCCGCAGACGTACCGGCCAATTGGCAATTACACCGTGAAAAGGTCGCGGGGCAAGTCGCCTATCGCCTGTATATTCGTCACCATGCTGCGTCTGACGCAGCGCAGGAGCCAGAGAATGTTGATTAA
- a CDS encoding zinc/cadmium/mercury/lead-transporting ATPase, producing the protein MHSHRDHQHSDEVHDHNNEGHAHIHTADTHCCSATNTAVEEVSQASKHSHSSNCCSSAKPDTSGNDSELEGLPSTGGQRYSWHIKGMDCPSCARKIENAVGGISGVEQAKVLFATEKLVVDAKTDVSQQVQNAVAKAGFSLLDSPKSGQKMAANENKFREYLPIIVLTLLMLASWGISLVSEESGRIAFIVTTVVGLIPIAGKALKLIRSGTPFAIETLMSVAAIGALFIGATAEAAMVLLLFMLGELLESYAANRARRGVSALMALVPEDALLLKNGQRSLVPVSSLRPGDVIEIAPGARLPADAELVTPFASFDESALTGESIPVERQQGEKVAAGSLSIDRSAEMRVISEPGNNAIDRILQLIEEAEERRAPIERFIDRFSRIYTPLIMLLSVLVILIPPMFYGQPWEPWIYRGLTLLLIGCPCALVISTPAAITSALAAATRRGALIKGGAALEQLGIIQTVAFDKTGTLTEGKPQVTDVLPVNGVTENRLLTLTAAVEAGSHHPLATAILQRAAQESTSLPPAEERRALAGIGVEGVVNGIKILVSSPGKLAPQSLDNHWQTQLDQLESSGKTAVAVLEEGRFIGLLALRDTLRTDAKQAINALKNLGIQGVMLTGDNPRAAAAIANELGIDYRAGLLPADKVEAITALNKAKPTVMVGDGINDAPAMKAASIGVAMGSGTDVALETADAALTHNRLTGLAEIIVLSRAARANIRQNIAIALGLKGIFLITTLLGLTGLWLAVLADSGATALVTANALRLLRKREI; encoded by the coding sequence ATGCATTCACATCGCGACCACCAACATTCAGATGAAGTTCATGACCACAACAACGAAGGTCACGCACATATTCATACAGCCGATACACATTGCTGTAGTGCAACAAATACAGCGGTCGAAGAGGTATCTCAAGCTAGTAAACACTCACATTCTTCCAACTGTTGCAGCAGTGCCAAGCCTGATACGTCAGGGAATGATAGCGAATTAGAAGGGCTACCCAGCACGGGCGGTCAGCGTTATAGCTGGCATATAAAGGGGATGGATTGCCCAAGTTGCGCGCGTAAGATTGAAAATGCCGTAGGCGGTATCTCCGGCGTGGAACAAGCCAAGGTGCTGTTTGCTACGGAAAAGCTGGTGGTAGATGCCAAAACTGACGTCAGCCAACAGGTACAAAACGCCGTCGCCAAAGCGGGATTTAGCCTGCTGGACAGCCCCAAATCAGGGCAAAAAATGGCGGCCAATGAAAATAAGTTTCGCGAATATTTACCAATAATCGTACTGACGCTTTTGATGTTAGCCAGTTGGGGAATTTCATTAGTTAGCGAAGAAAGTGGCCGCATCGCCTTTATCGTCACAACCGTGGTGGGATTAATTCCTATCGCCGGTAAGGCACTGAAACTGATTCGTTCCGGCACGCCTTTTGCCATTGAAACCTTGATGAGCGTGGCAGCCATTGGCGCGTTATTTATCGGCGCAACGGCAGAGGCCGCCATGGTATTGCTGTTGTTTATGTTAGGCGAACTATTAGAGTCTTACGCCGCCAATCGTGCACGACGAGGCGTTTCAGCCCTGATGGCGCTAGTACCGGAAGACGCTTTGCTACTCAAAAATGGGCAACGGAGTCTGGTTCCTGTCAGCAGTTTACGGCCAGGAGACGTAATTGAAATCGCGCCAGGAGCGCGTCTGCCAGCCGATGCAGAGCTGGTTACACCTTTTGCCAGCTTTGATGAGAGTGCTTTAACCGGCGAGTCGATTCCGGTTGAACGACAACAAGGTGAAAAAGTGGCGGCAGGCAGCCTTTCCATCGACAGATCCGCCGAAATGCGCGTAATTTCCGAGCCGGGTAATAACGCCATTGACCGCATTTTACAGTTAATTGAAGAAGCGGAAGAACGCCGCGCGCCGATTGAACGCTTTATCGATCGCTTTAGCCGCATTTACACTCCATTAATTATGCTGCTGTCCGTTTTGGTGATTTTGATTCCACCTATGTTCTACGGCCAGCCTTGGGAACCTTGGATTTATCGAGGTCTAACCCTGCTATTAATCGGCTGCCCTTGTGCTTTGGTTATCTCCACGCCTGCGGCCATTACTTCCGCACTGGCGGCGGCAACTCGTCGCGGCGCGTTGATTAAAGGCGGAGCAGCATTGGAGCAACTTGGCATCATTCAAACCGTTGCCTTCGATAAAACCGGCACGCTGACCGAAGGTAAGCCTCAGGTGACCGACGTACTGCCGGTCAATGGCGTGACTGAAAATCGCCTGTTAACGCTAACCGCCGCCGTAGAAGCCGGTTCCCACCATCCTTTAGCTACGGCAATTTTACAGCGCGCCGCGCAGGAATCGACTTCGCTACCTCCCGCAGAGGAACGTCGGGCGTTGGCAGGTATTGGCGTCGAAGGGGTCGTTAACGGCATAAAAATATTGGTGAGTTCTCCGGGCAAACTGGCTCCACAATCGCTAGATAACCACTGGCAAACACAATTGGATCAGTTGGAAAGCAGCGGCAAAACCGCAGTTGCGGTGCTGGAAGAGGGGCGCTTTATTGGTCTGCTGGCGCTGCGGGATACTCTGCGCACAGATGCAAAACAGGCGATTAATGCGTTGAAAAATCTGGGTATTCAGGGCGTGATGCTGACCGGTGACAATCCGAGAGCCGCAGCGGCAATTGCCAATGAACTAGGCATCGACTATCGAGCTGGATTATTACCCGCGGATAAAGTAGAGGCGATCACCGCGCTGAATAAGGCTAAACCCACGGTCATGGTCGGTGATGGCATAAACGACGCGCCCGCGATGAAGGCCGCCAGTATTGGCGTCGCTATGGGGAGCGGAACCGATGTGGCGCTGGAAACCGCCGATGCAGCGTTGACCCACAACCGGCTGACCGGATTAGCGGAAATCATCGTGCTATCACGTGCCGCTCGCGCCAATATTCGGCAAAACATCGCTATTGCGCTGGGATTGAAGGGAATTTTCCTGATTACTACTTTGCTGGGATTAACCGGTCTGTGGCTGGCAGTGTTGGCCGATTCGGGCGCAACGGCTCTCGTTACCGCCAACGCCTTGAGATTACTGAGAAAACGCGAAATTTAA
- the tusA gene encoding sulfurtransferase TusA — translation MTDLFAHPDKTLDTLGLRCPEPVMMVRKTVRHMEEGQTLLIIADDPATTRDIPGFCRFMDHELVAQEVETAPYRYLVRKGIKA, via the coding sequence ATGACAGATCTTTTTGCCCATCCGGATAAAACCCTTGATACGCTGGGCCTACGTTGCCCGGAACCGGTAATGATGGTGCGGAAAACGGTTCGCCATATGGAAGAAGGACAGACTTTGTTGATTATCGCCGACGATCCTGCCACAACCCGCGATATTCCCGGATTTTGCCGCTTTATGGATCATGAACTGGTGGCACAGGAAGTGGAGACTGCCCCTTATCGTTATCTGGTGCGTAAGGGCATTAAGGCTTAG
- a CDS encoding DUF2500 domain-containing protein translates to MSKPPLIFIVVVALIVILATRQYWQKRRLDAENDKAPMRSLQVEVSNKREVLAPNRRSRQREEIVAEDKRYEVTFRPLLSGSEINIVLPRQEYQQINIGMQGTLRLQGTRYIDFTAVQPAK, encoded by the coding sequence ATGAGCAAACCACCGCTGATTTTTATTGTGGTTGTGGCACTGATTGTTATTTTAGCCACGCGCCAGTATTGGCAAAAACGCCGGCTGGATGCAGAGAATGATAAAGCTCCAATGCGCAGCCTGCAGGTTGAGGTTAGTAATAAACGTGAGGTTTTAGCGCCGAATCGTCGTTCACGTCAGCGGGAAGAAATTGTGGCGGAAGATAAACGCTATGAAGTGACTTTTCGCCCGCTCCTGAGCGGCAGTGAAATTAATATTGTTTTGCCTCGTCAGGAATATCAACAAATTAATATCGGTATGCAGGGCACCCTGCGTTTACAAGGCACCCGCTATATTGATTTTACCGCCGTTCAGCCAGCCAAATAG
- a CDS encoding 7-cyano-7-deazaguanine/7-aminomethyl-7-deazaguanine transporter, whose protein sequence is MFSFTPQQRMTALVWLSLFHIVIITSSNYLVQLPIAIFGFHTTWGAFTFPFIFLATDLTVRIFGAPLARRIILSVMLPALVISYLVSALFFQGSWQGFPALTSFNVMVARIAVASFMAYVLGQILDVQVFNRLRQRSAWWVAPTAAMFFGNISDTLAFFFIAFYKSSDPFMAANWVEIALVDYTFKLLICLLFFLPAYGVMLNMLLKYFASRTASQPAVQIG, encoded by the coding sequence ATGTTTTCGTTTACGCCCCAACAGCGGATGACCGCTTTGGTATGGCTTTCGCTATTCCATATTGTCATCATCACATCCAGTAACTATCTGGTGCAATTACCGATCGCTATCTTCGGTTTTCACACCACATGGGGAGCTTTTACCTTTCCCTTTATCTTTTTAGCTACCGATCTGACCGTGAGGATTTTTGGTGCGCCTTTAGCTCGCCGCATTATTCTCTCAGTGATGTTACCTGCATTGGTAATTTCCTATCTGGTTTCAGCCCTGTTCTTTCAGGGAAGCTGGCAGGGATTCCCCGCGCTCACTAGCTTTAACGTGATGGTAGCCCGTATCGCCGTAGCCAGCTTTATGGCCTACGTATTAGGGCAGATTCTGGATGTACAGGTATTTAACCGCCTGCGTCAGCGCAGCGCCTGGTGGGTTGCACCTACGGCAGCGATGTTCTTCGGCAATATCAGCGATACGCTGGCCTTCTTCTTTATTGCCTTCTATAAGAGCAGCGATCCCTTTATGGCGGCCAATTGGGTCGAAATCGCCTTGGTAGATTATACCTTTAAGCTACTGATCTGCCTCCTATTCTTTCTTCCTGCCTATGGTGTAATGCTGAATATGCTGCTGAAATATTTCGCCAGTAGAACGGCGTCGCAGCCAGCGGTACAAATCGGCTAA
- the ftsX gene encoding permease-like cell division protein FtsX, whose protein sequence is MANNAKKAKTKALKGGWREQWRYSWVNALADMMRQPLATLLTVMVIAISLTLPSVCYIVWKNVSTAAEQWYPTPQLTVYLDKSLDDNAAENVVTALKAEAGVEKVNYLSREEAMGEFRNWSGFGGALDMLEENPLPAVAIITPQMSFQSSETLDTLRDRVTKVEGVAEVRMDDSWFARLAALTGLVGQVAAMIGVLMVVAVFLVIGNSVRLSIFSRRDTINVMKLIGATDGFILRPFLNGGAMLGLGGAVLSLILSEALVWKLGSVVAQVATVFGTSFSLHGLSWDESLLLVLISAMIGWIAAWLATVQHLRRFTPQ, encoded by the coding sequence ATGGCGAATAATGCAAAGAAAGCAAAAACCAAAGCGTTGAAAGGCGGCTGGCGCGAACAGTGGCGTTATTCATGGGTCAATGCGTTGGCCGATATGATGCGCCAGCCTCTGGCTACCCTGCTGACGGTCATGGTGATCGCCATTTCTCTGACGTTGCCGAGTGTATGCTATATCGTTTGGAAGAACGTCAGCACCGCCGCTGAACAGTGGTACCCGACGCCACAGCTTACGGTGTATCTGGATAAGTCTCTTGACGATAACGCTGCGGAAAATGTGGTAACCGCATTGAAAGCAGAAGCCGGCGTGGAAAAAGTGAATTATCTGTCGCGGGAAGAAGCGATGGGTGAGTTCCGCAACTGGTCAGGTTTCGGCGGTGCGCTGGATATGCTGGAAGAGAATCCGCTGCCAGCGGTGGCGATCATCACGCCGCAAATGAGTTTCCAAAGCTCTGAAACGCTGGATACCCTGCGGGATCGTGTCACCAAGGTTGAAGGTGTGGCAGAAGTTCGTATGGACGATAGCTGGTTTGCAAGACTGGCGGCGTTGACCGGCCTGGTTGGGCAAGTGGCGGCGATGATCGGCGTGTTGATGGTCGTTGCGGTGTTCCTGGTTATCGGTAACAGCGTGCGATTGAGCATTTTCAGTCGTCGCGACACTATCAATGTGATGAAACTGATTGGTGCCACAGATGGCTTTATTCTGCGGCCATTCCTGAACGGTGGCGCGATGCTAGGTCTGGGTGGTGCAGTTCTATCGCTAATTCTGTCGGAAGCACTGGTGTGGAAGTTGGGTTCGGTAGTGGCGCAGGTAGCGACGGTATTCGGTACCAGTTTCTCTCTGCACGGACTGAGCTGGGATGAATCCCTGCTGCTGGTGCTGATTTCTGCCATGATCGGCTGGATCGCCGCCTGGCTGGCAACTGTTCAACATTTACGCCGATTTACACCGCAATAA
- a CDS encoding DcrB family lipoprotein has product MNKMTKLFAVGLLVTGLSACDVKNDNNVGQPVSLLEGNIALVLPTEFTDQSDKISSPSSNKRVYATKNGEKAVVIILNEKDTAGLDVLAQRLIEQQKGRDANLQIVTNKTIQVDGKPLQQLDSIITSGGQKAYSSVVMGNVDNNSMTLQITVPAENQQQAQTETESIISTLKLK; this is encoded by the coding sequence ATGAATAAGATGACCAAACTTTTCGCCGTTGGTTTATTGGTTACCGGGCTAAGCGCCTGCGATGTCAAAAACGACAACAACGTTGGCCAGCCGGTGAGTTTATTGGAGGGTAATATCGCCCTGGTTCTGCCCACCGAATTTACCGATCAAAGCGATAAAATCAGCAGCCCTTCCAGTAATAAACGCGTTTATGCGACCAAAAACGGTGAAAAAGCCGTAGTGATCATTTTGAATGAAAAAGACACCGCCGGTTTGGATGTATTGGCTCAGCGTTTGATCGAACAGCAAAAAGGTCGCGATGCCAATCTGCAAATCGTCACCAATAAAACCATTCAGGTTGACGGCAAGCCGTTGCAGCAACTGGATAGCATTATCACCAGCGGCGGCCAGAAGGCTTATTCATCGGTCGTTATGGGTAACGTCGATAACAACAGCATGACGCTGCAAATTACCGTTCCAGCCGAAAATCAACAGCAGGCGCAGACCGAAACTGAATCCATTATCAGCACCCTGAAGCTGAAATGA
- a CDS encoding DUF1145 family protein has product MLINFGRLLMLGVWAFLILNLIQPFPSPLKYFVNVAMIFMVLMHGLQLTLLKSTQPKDQPISGWQQVKIFIFGVFELLAWQKKQPPMPKK; this is encoded by the coding sequence ATGTTGATTAATTTCGGTCGTTTACTGATGCTGGGCGTATGGGCTTTTCTGATCCTGAACCTGATCCAGCCATTCCCTAGTCCGTTGAAATATTTTGTGAATGTCGCGATGATTTTTATGGTGCTGATGCATGGTTTACAGCTCACGCTGCTGAAATCAACTCAGCCTAAGGATCAACCGATTAGCGGCTGGCAGCAGGTCAAAATCTTTATCTTTGGTGTTTTTGAACTGTTGGCGTGGCAGAAAAAACAGCCGCCAATGCCGAAAAAGTAA
- a CDS encoding lysoplasmalogenase, translating to MSWPFLAVFFSGWLFVDASYRGPRWQRWVFKPVTLLLLVLLAWQAPVLGPAGYLIVLGLLATMAADALLLLPSERLLYAIGAFFLSHLLYTISFATQMTVSIFWPLPLVLIIIGALLLATIWTRLEEMRWPIATYVAMTLLMVWVAGEQYFLRSTDFGFSLLIGTSLLLLANIIWLINRYRFSFKAADALVAGCYFVGHFLIVRSLYL from the coding sequence ATGAGTTGGCCATTCCTCGCTGTATTTTTTTCTGGTTGGTTGTTTGTTGATGCCAGCTACCGTGGGCCACGCTGGCAACGGTGGGTCTTCAAACCCGTAACCCTGTTACTGCTGGTTCTACTCGCCTGGCAAGCTCCGGTACTTGGGCCAGCCGGCTATCTGATCGTTCTCGGGCTGCTAGCCACCATGGCTGCCGACGCTTTGCTATTGCTACCCAGTGAGCGCTTACTTTATGCCATTGGCGCATTCTTCCTTTCTCACCTGCTGTATACCATCAGTTTCGCGACACAGATGACAGTCAGTATTTTCTGGCCGCTGCCGTTGGTGCTGATCATCATAGGTGCACTGTTACTGGCAACAATCTGGACCCGGTTGGAAGAAATGCGCTGGCCGATCGCAACCTATGTCGCCATGACGCTATTGATGGTGTGGGTTGCCGGTGAACAATACTTCTTACGGAGCACCGATTTTGGCTTTTCGCTGCTGATCGGCACTTCTTTGCTGCTGTTAGCCAATATTATCTGGCTGATCAATCGCTACCGTTTTTCTTTCAAAGCCGCTGATGCACTGGTCGCAGGCTGCTATTTTGTTGGTCACTTCCTGATTGTCCGCTCGCTCTATCTGTAA
- the ftsY gene encoding signal recognition particle-docking protein FtsY, with protein sequence MAKEKKRGFFSWLGLGRQSEEQKEEQKIEQPVAEPVVDESLPAASEHELVTADEPTPAAESVVPTEVGEWDSEINAEAAAEIAPAIDVVPLVEETPIEPEIVPTQYVEPAEFNEIETTAVIEPVSAAVTEQPESVEILAEEVIPAAEPLVAEAVAQFLTEQHQPQVFEPESALVEAEADISVETVEDIEVILPEPEPEPEPEPEPEPEPEPEPEPEPEPEPEPEPEPEPEVTTALAESELVDEIELEPVVAPVAQEQERPTKEGFFARLKRSLLKTKQNLGSGFMGLFSGKKIDDDLFEELEEQLLIADVGVETTRKIIESLTAHASRKQLKDAEALYGKMKEEMSEILAKVDKPLDVSGKNPYVILMVGVNGVGKTTTIGKLARQFQAEGKSVMLAAGDTFRAAAVEQLQVWGERNKIAVVAQHTGADSASVIFDAIQAAKARGVDVLLADTAGRLQNKAHLMEELKKIVRVMKKLDGDAPHEVMLTLDASTGQNAVSQAKLFNEAVGLTGITLTKLDGTAKGGVIFAIADQFGIPIRYIGVGEGIEDLRPFKADDFIEALFARED encoded by the coding sequence ATGGCAAAAGAAAAAAAACGTGGGTTTTTTTCCTGGCTGGGTCTTGGCCGTCAGAGTGAAGAACAGAAAGAAGAACAAAAAATTGAGCAGCCAGTCGCTGAGCCAGTGGTTGATGAAAGCCTGCCCGCGGCTTCTGAGCATGAGCTTGTAACGGCTGACGAACCTACTCCGGCAGCGGAATCCGTTGTTCCAACGGAGGTGGGGGAATGGGACAGCGAAATCAACGCGGAAGCGGCGGCAGAAATAGCCCCGGCTATCGATGTAGTGCCGTTGGTGGAAGAAACGCCAATTGAGCCTGAGATTGTTCCCACTCAATACGTAGAGCCGGCTGAATTCAACGAGATCGAGACGACGGCGGTTATCGAACCGGTTAGCGCTGCGGTGACCGAACAACCGGAATCCGTAGAGATATTGGCAGAAGAAGTGATACCGGCAGCAGAGCCGCTGGTTGCTGAAGCTGTGGCTCAGTTCTTGACGGAGCAGCATCAACCGCAGGTATTCGAGCCTGAGTCTGCTCTGGTTGAAGCAGAGGCTGATATTTCTGTCGAAACGGTGGAAGATATTGAAGTTATTCTGCCAGAGCCAGAGCCAGAGCCAGAGCCAGAGCCAGAGCCAGAGCCAGAGCCAGAGCCAGAGCCAGAGCCAGAGCCAGAGCCAGAGCCAGAGCCAGAGCCAGAGCCAGAGCCAGAAGTGACTACTGCGCTTGCTGAGTCTGAATTGGTGGACGAAATCGAGCTTGAACCTGTAGTGGCACCTGTGGCTCAAGAACAGGAAAGGCCAACGAAAGAAGGCTTCTTTGCTCGCTTAAAACGTAGCTTGCTGAAAACCAAACAAAACCTGGGTTCTGGTTTTATGGGGTTATTCAGCGGTAAGAAAATCGACGACGATCTGTTTGAAGAATTGGAAGAACAGCTCCTGATCGCCGACGTTGGCGTCGAAACTACGCGTAAAATCATCGAATCCTTAACCGCTCACGCCAGTCGTAAGCAGTTGAAAGACGCCGAAGCACTCTACGGCAAGATGAAGGAGGAAATGTCCGAAATTCTGGCTAAAGTCGACAAACCTTTGGATGTCAGCGGTAAGAACCCGTACGTAATTCTGATGGTTGGGGTGAACGGCGTAGGTAAAACAACCACTATCGGTAAACTGGCACGTCAGTTCCAGGCCGAAGGCAAATCAGTCATGCTGGCCGCTGGGGACACTTTCCGCGCTGCCGCCGTTGAGCAGCTACAGGTTTGGGGCGAGCGCAACAAAATTGCCGTGGTCGCTCAGCATACCGGCGCGGATTCCGCCTCAGTTATTTTTGATGCGATTCAAGCAGCTAAAGCCCGTGGCGTCGATGTGCTATTGGCGGACACCGCCGGGCGTTTGCAGAATAAAGCTCACCTGATGGAAGAGCTGAAGAAGATTGTCCGGGTAATGAAAAAGCTGGACGGCGATGCCCCTCATGAGGTTATGCTGACGCTGGATGCCAGCACCGGACAAAATGCGGTAAGCCAGGCCAAACTGTTTAACGAAGCGGTTGGCCTGACGGGGATAACCCTGACTAAACTGGATGGTACCGCCAAGGGCGGGGTGATTTTCGCCATTGCCGATCAGTTTGGTATTCCGATCCGCTATATCGGCGTTGGAGAAGGTATTGAAGATTTGCGGCCATTTAAGGCTGACGATTTTATTGAGGCTCTTTTTGCCCGAGAGGATTAA
- a CDS encoding DUF1820 family protein codes for MANDQTLYRIQFMNNGKNYQLYVREITPSSLFGFIEIADFVFDSQSALLVDPSTEKLKTEFSGVNRSYIPLHSVIRIDVVTEKGSARISDLGANVMNFPYLPGNKP; via the coding sequence ATGGCGAACGATCAAACTCTTTACCGCATTCAGTTCATGAACAATGGTAAGAATTATCAACTCTATGTCCGTGAAATAACGCCCAGCTCTTTGTTCGGGTTTATCGAGATTGCTGATTTTGTATTTGATAGCCAATCGGCGTTATTGGTTGATCCGTCGACAGAAAAACTGAAAACCGAATTTTCTGGCGTCAACCGTAGCTATATTCCACTTCATTCCGTCATCCGTATTGATGTCGTGACCGAAAAAGGTAGCGCGCGTATCTCTGATTTGGGAGCCAACGTGATGAACTTCCCTTATTTACCGGGCAATAAGCCCTGA